The genomic segment TCGGGCCGATCGAGGGTCAGCGACCGAAGCGGACGCCGCCTGCGGGCTAAGCGACCGAAGCGACTCAAGCGACTCTGGATCTGACGTGAAGTCGACCGGAGCCACGCCGTCCGAAAAGCACCGGTGCGGGCATGCCGTCCCCGCCAGGTCTCCGACTTTGCATCGCTTCAGTCGCTGTCCCCCACCGAAGCCGCCTTGACCTGGGCCGCCTTGGCAGCGATCGGGAGCGACCCGGGCTCTGCCACGCCAGGCCCTGGCCACACGGCAACACCGCCACCCCGTACGGCGAACTTCACTCCCTCCTGGCCCATACTGATCTCCTGCACGACAGACCGGGGCGCGGGAGGAGACGAAATGCCGGATCGCACTCATCAGTTCGGCATGTACGGCGCCCGCGGCATCAAGGGCCACGAGGCCGTGGCTCGTCGCCTGGATGCCCTCGCCGGGTACATCGCCACCCCCATCACCGCCCGCCGCGGCCTGCTGGCCCGCCTGCACTACCTCACCCGCACCGACCACGCCCGGGCCGCCGCGCGTGCCGCGGGCCTGACGGTCACCGACCGCACCCTGAAGGCCTGGCTGGACGGCAAGCGCAGCCCCACCAAGAAGAACCTCGACCGCATCGAGCAGGCCTACCGCACCGTCCGCCGCCACAACACCGCCCGCTACCTCCTGGCCCGCCTCAACCGCGAGGGCCGCGGCACCCGCGTCGAGATCCACCCCCTCAACCAGTCGCAGGTCCCCCGACCCCGGCAGCGCATGGTGGAGTTCCGCACCCTCAACATCCGCCACTGGGACCGCATCGTCGACGCCTGGGCCGCCGACAACCTCCAGGCCCTCGACGACGCCTGGGTCGACCAGATCGTGGACCTGGGCTCGCAGTGGGGGCAGTACGAGTACGTCACCAACATCGGGTTCGCGGCCTGAGCCGTCGGGCGTGCCACGCAGACGGCCCGCCCGCGTCGTCAGCCAGCCTCACCGCATGCGCCCCGCGTACGGGCCCGAGCGGCGGCCACAGCGCCTGGAAGACGGCCGGGTCGTGGGAAACGCCGGCTTGAAAAGAACCCGCCCCCTCGGCGAACCCTCTCCCTACCTGAACCCGCCCGGAACCCCGCTCGTTCTCGTGATGACGACCTGACCGCCGACACGGAAAGAGAATTCGCGGCCCATGAGCCTCCACGAGCAGTGCCCCCACCAGGACACCAGAACCGTCATCGACGCCGCCTTCAAGGCCGACGCCCCCGCGCGGTACGCCAAGCTGCGCGAACTCGGGCCCATCCACCCGGCCGAGTTCCACCTCGGTCTCAAGGGCTGGGTGATCGTCGGCTACGACCTGGCCCGCGAGGCGCTCACCCACCCCGCGCTGCTCAAGGACCCCACCCCCGCCGCCGAGGCCCTGGCCGCCGCCGGTTACGTACTCAACAAACCCTCCGTCGGGCTTGGCGCCCAGATGATGGAGGCCGACCCGCCCGAGCACACCCGGCTGCGCCGCCTGGCCTCGGCCGCGTTCACCCCACGCCGTACGGCTGAACTGGCCCCGCGCATCGAGCAGATCGCCCACGACCTGGTCGACGCGCTGCCACCGACCGGCGAGACCGACCTCGTCGAGGCGTTCAACGCCCCGCTACCAGGCACGGTCATCGCCGAACTCCTCGGCATCCCCGAGGAACACCACCAGGACTTCCGGCGCTGGTCGGCCCAGGCGCTGCGGGTCGCCTCTCCCGAACACCGCCCGGCTCTCACCGGACTGCACGGGCTGCTGGCCGACGTCCTGAAGCAGAAGCGCCGCCGCCCACAGGACGACTTGCTGTCCGCCCTGGTCGCCGTACGCGACGAGGAAGACGGCCGGCTGACCGAGGCGGAACTCGTGGGCACGGCCATGATGCTGGTCGTCGCCGGCCACGAGAGCAGCGTGAACCTGCTCGGCAACGCCGAGCTCGCCCTGCTGCAACACCCCGACCAGCTGCGGCTGTTGCGAGAGCACCCCGAGCTGTTGCCCGGCGCGGTGGAGGAGTTCCTGCGCTACGACCCCTCCGTCGAACGCTCCACCAGCCGCTACGCGGCCGAGGACCTCGAACTCGCCGGGGTAGCGATCCCCCGGGGCAGCATGGTCGTCGTGGCCCTGGGCGCGGCCGGGCGCGACGCCCCGCAGGCCGAGAACGCCCACCCCGCCGTACTCGACGTGACCCGCCCCGCCGCCCGGCACCTGGCCTTCGGACACGGCATCCACTACTGCCTGGGCGCCCCGCTGGCCCGCCTCGAGGCGACCATCGCGCTGCGGGTCCTGCTCGCCCGTGTCCCCGTACTCGAACTCGCGGTGCCCGCCGCCGAGTTGGAGTGGATCGGCTCCGGCATCATCCGCGGGGTGCTGGCGCTTCCAGTGCGGTACCGCGTCGGCTGACCTGGATGTTGCACACGTATGAGCCGGGCCGATCGCCGCTGTTAGGCTGCGAGAGACGTTGACCGTGTATCGAGGAGTCACAGACGTGGTGGGTGAAGACGACATCTCCGGGTGAGACCCGGAGCTGACGGCCACCGGCCGGCGCACAGGAGCGCTGCCGAGGTGGTCCGTCTCGTCGTACCCCTTTTCCCACGTCTGCCCAGGGCAGAGCTCTCTTCTCCGCCCTCGACCCACCCGAGGTCATTCCATGTCCGACGCGTCCGTCGTCTGCTCGAACCTCTCCTTCGCCTGGCCCGACGACACCCCCGTCTTCCAGGACCTGTCCTTCTCCGTGACCCCCGGCCGCACCGGCCTGGTCGCCCCCAACGGCTCCGGCAAGTCCACCCTGCTCAAGCTGATCGCCGGTGAACTCAAGCCCGCCACCGGCACGGTCTCCGCCACCGGCACCCTGGGCTACCTCCCGCAGAGCCTCCCCCTGACCGGCACCCTCACGGTCGCCGAGGTCCTCGGCGTCGCCTCGGTGATTCGCGCCCTGGACGCCGTGGAGTCCGGCGATGTCGCCGAGGAGCACTTCGCCACCATCGGCGACGACTGGGACATCGAGGAGCGCACCCGCGCCCAGCTCGACCGCCTTGGCCTGGCCGACCTTCCCCTGGACCGCAGCCTCGGCACGCTCAGCGGCGGCCAGGTCGTCTCCCTCGGCCTCGCCGCCCAGCTCCTCAAGCGCCCCGACGTCCTCCTCCTCGACGAGCCCACCAACAACCTCGACACCGAGACCCGCCACAAGCTCTACGACGTGCTGACGGACTTCACCGGCACCCTCCTCCTGGTCAGCCACGACCGTTCCCTGCTCGACCGCATGGAACGCATCGCCGAACTCGGCAGCGACGAACTGCGCCTGTACGGCGGCAACTTCACCGAGTACGAGGAGGCCGTGCGCGCCGAGCAGGAGGTCGCCGAGAAGAACGTCCGCAACGCCGAGCAGGAGCTCAAGCGCGAGAAGCGGGAGATGCAGCAGGCCCGCGAGCGCGCCGAGCGGCGGATGAGCAACGCCTCCAAGAACCTCAAGAACGCCGGGCTGCCCAAGATCTTCGCCGGCAACATGAAGCGCGGCGCCCAGGAGGCCGCGGGCAAGTCCGGCACGATGCACGCCTCCCGGGTCAGCGAGGCCAAGGCCCGCCTCGATGAGGCCGGCCGCGCCCTGCGCGACGAGCAGCGCCTCACCCTGGAACTGCCCGACACCCAGGTGCCCGCGGGCCGCAACCTCTTCCACGGCGAGGGCATGCAGGTCAGCCTCGGGGACAGCCCGGTGTTCACGGACGGCGGCGTCGACCTGACCGTCCGCGGCCCCGAACGCATCGCGCTGACCGGCCCCAACGGCGCCGGAAAGACCACCCTCATGCGCCTGATCACCGGCGAACTCACCCCGGACAGCGGTGAGATCAAGCGCAACGACGGCCGGATCGCCTACCTCTCCCAGCGCCTGGACCTGCTTGACCTGGACCGCACGGTCGCCGAGAACTTCGCCGCCTTCGCCCCCGAACGGCCCGAGGCGGAGCGCATGAACCTCCTCGCCCGCTTCCTCTTCCGCGGCGCCCGGGCCCACCTCCCGGTCGGCGTCCTGTCCGGCGGCGAACGCCTGCGCGCCACGCTGGCCTGCGTCCTGTGCGCCGAACCGGCGCCGCACCTGCTTCTGCTCGACGAGCCGACCAACAACCTCGACCTGGTCAGCGCGGGCCAGCTGGAGAGCGCGCTCAACTCCTACCAGGGCGCCTTCATGGTGGTCAGCCACGACGAACGGTTCCTCGCCGAGATCGGTGTGAACCGCTGGCTGCGCCTGGCCGACGGCACGCTCAAGGAGACGGGGGCGCCCGAGGTGTGAGCCGGTGACGTGTGCCCTGGCCCGCGTCCGAGGCGCCGTGCGCCCGGCGGGCCACCCACCGCTCACCCTTGAGGGGACACCTGTGTCCGCACTGATCGCCCACGACCTCGTCCGCACCCTCGGCGACCGCCGCATCCTCGACGGCATCTCCCTGACCGCCTCCCCCGGCCACCGCATCGGACTCATCGGCGAGAACGGTGTCGGCAAGTCCACCCTCCTGCGGCTCCTCGCGGGCCTGGACGACCCCGACGCGGGCAGCGTCACCCGCCCCGCCGACCTGGGCTTCCTCCACCAGGAGATGCCCTACGACGCCGACTCCACGATCGCCACGGTCCTGGACGAGGCCCTGCGCGAGGCCCGCAGGGACCTCGCCGAACTGGACCGCCTCGGCGAAGAGCTGGCCCGGACCCCGGAGGACCCAAACCTCCTCGACGCCTACGGCAGGCGCCTGGAGCAGGCCCAGCACCGGGAGTCCTGGGACGCCGACCGCCGAGCCGCCCTGGTTCTGGCCGGCCTGGGCCTCGGCACGTTCGCCCACGACCGCGCCCTCGGCTCACTCTCCGGCGGCCAGCGCGGCCGACTCACCCTGGCCGCCCTCCTCGTACGCCGCCCCTCCGCCCTGCTCCTCGACGAGCCGACCAACCACCTCGACGACAACGCCGCCGCCTTCCTGGAGGAACAGCTCCGCGCCCTGCCCGGCACGGTCGTCGTCGCCAGCCACGACCGTGCGTTCCTCGACGCCGTCTGCACCGATCTGATCGACCTCGACCCGGCGGTGGACGGACCCGTCCGCTACGGCGGCAACTACTCCGCCTACCTGGCGGAGAAGCGGGCCGAGCGCGAGCGCTGGGAGCGGCGGTTCGCCGAGGAGCAGGAGGAGTTGGCGGCGCTGCGGAAGTCCGCGGGGGTGACCGCGCACCGGGTCGCGCCGGACCGGGGGCCCACCGACAACGAGAAGATGGGATACAGCCACCGGGCGGGCCGGGTGCAGAGCCAGATCTCCCGCCGGGTCCGCAACGCCACCCGGCGCCTGGAGGAGCTGGAGCGCACCCGGGTCGCCGAGCCGCCCCGCCCGCTGCGTTTCGCGGCCGGGAAACTGGCGGCGCGCAGTGAGGAGGGCTCGCAGCCTCTGGTGTCGCTGAGCGAGGTGCGGGTGCCGGGGCGGCTCGCGCCGGCCGATCTGGAGGTGGCGCCGAGCGACCGGCTGCTGGTCACGGGCGGCAACGGGACAGGCAAGTCGACGCTGCTCGCCGTACTCGCCGGACAGCTGCCGGCCGAGGGCGAGGTGGTCCGGCGCCGCAGGCTCACGGTGGGGATGCTCACCCAGGACACGACCTTCGAGCGGTACGACCGCACGGTCCGCGACACCTACGAGCAGACGGTGGGCATGCGGCAGGCGGAGAAGGTACCTCTGGGCTCGCTCGGCCTGCTGCACGAGGCGGACCTCGACAAGCCGGTCGGGCACCTGTCCGTGGGCCAGCGCCGCCGTCTGGCCCTGGCCCTCCTGGTGGCCCGCCCACCGCAGCTCCTCCTGCTCGACGAGCCCACCAACCACCTCTCCCCCACCCTCTGCGACGAACTGGAGGCGGCACTGGGCCCGGGCCCCGGCGCGATCGTCGTGGCCAGCCACGACCGCTGGCTGCGCCGACGCTGGCAGGGCAG from the Streptomyces sp. NBC_00663 genome contains:
- a CDS encoding transcriptional regulator; the protein is MPDRTHQFGMYGARGIKGHEAVARRLDALAGYIATPITARRGLLARLHYLTRTDHARAAARAAGLTVTDRTLKAWLDGKRSPTKKNLDRIEQAYRTVRRHNTARYLLARLNREGRGTRVEIHPLNQSQVPRPRQRMVEFRTLNIRHWDRIVDAWAADNLQALDDAWVDQIVDLGSQWGQYEYVTNIGFAA
- a CDS encoding cytochrome P450 family protein encodes the protein MSLHEQCPHQDTRTVIDAAFKADAPARYAKLRELGPIHPAEFHLGLKGWVIVGYDLAREALTHPALLKDPTPAAEALAAAGYVLNKPSVGLGAQMMEADPPEHTRLRRLASAAFTPRRTAELAPRIEQIAHDLVDALPPTGETDLVEAFNAPLPGTVIAELLGIPEEHHQDFRRWSAQALRVASPEHRPALTGLHGLLADVLKQKRRRPQDDLLSALVAVRDEEDGRLTEAELVGTAMMLVVAGHESSVNLLGNAELALLQHPDQLRLLREHPELLPGAVEEFLRYDPSVERSTSRYAAEDLELAGVAIPRGSMVVVALGAAGRDAPQAENAHPAVLDVTRPAARHLAFGHGIHYCLGAPLARLEATIALRVLLARVPVLELAVPAAELEWIGSGIIRGVLALPVRYRVG
- the abc-f gene encoding ribosomal protection-like ABC-F family protein, with translation MSDASVVCSNLSFAWPDDTPVFQDLSFSVTPGRTGLVAPNGSGKSTLLKLIAGELKPATGTVSATGTLGYLPQSLPLTGTLTVAEVLGVASVIRALDAVESGDVAEEHFATIGDDWDIEERTRAQLDRLGLADLPLDRSLGTLSGGQVVSLGLAAQLLKRPDVLLLDEPTNNLDTETRHKLYDVLTDFTGTLLLVSHDRSLLDRMERIAELGSDELRLYGGNFTEYEEAVRAEQEVAEKNVRNAEQELKREKREMQQARERAERRMSNASKNLKNAGLPKIFAGNMKRGAQEAAGKSGTMHASRVSEAKARLDEAGRALRDEQRLTLELPDTQVPAGRNLFHGEGMQVSLGDSPVFTDGGVDLTVRGPERIALTGPNGAGKTTLMRLITGELTPDSGEIKRNDGRIAYLSQRLDLLDLDRTVAENFAAFAPERPEAERMNLLARFLFRGARAHLPVGVLSGGERLRATLACVLCAEPAPHLLLLDEPTNNLDLVSAGQLESALNSYQGAFMVVSHDERFLAEIGVNRWLRLADGTLKETGAPEV
- a CDS encoding ABC-F family ATP-binding cassette domain-containing protein encodes the protein MSALIAHDLVRTLGDRRILDGISLTASPGHRIGLIGENGVGKSTLLRLLAGLDDPDAGSVTRPADLGFLHQEMPYDADSTIATVLDEALREARRDLAELDRLGEELARTPEDPNLLDAYGRRLEQAQHRESWDADRRAALVLAGLGLGTFAHDRALGSLSGGQRGRLTLAALLVRRPSALLLDEPTNHLDDNAAAFLEEQLRALPGTVVVASHDRAFLDAVCTDLIDLDPAVDGPVRYGGNYSAYLAEKRAERERWERRFAEEQEELAALRKSAGVTAHRVAPDRGPTDNEKMGYSHRAGRVQSQISRRVRNATRRLEELERTRVAEPPRPLRFAAGKLAARSEEGSQPLVSLSEVRVPGRLAPADLEVAPSDRLLVTGGNGTGKSTLLAVLAGQLPAEGEVVRRRRLTVGMLTQDTTFERYDRTVRDTYEQTVGMRQAEKVPLGSLGLLHEADLDKPVGHLSVGQRRRLALALLVARPPQLLLLDEPTNHLSPTLCDELEAALGPGPGAIVVASHDRWLRRRWQGREHRLGR